A section of the Pseudomonas prosekii genome encodes:
- a CDS encoding pirin family protein, with the protein MNTPLVIRPRAEDVEGQPILRPLPSAKCRSVGPFVFFDHMLETRYPPGRGMNIRQHPHIGLSTLTYLFVGQLQHKDSLGSDQVVDAGDVSWMTAGSAIAHVERTPQALQESGFSMHGLQVWLASPKEHEQGPGHYSHHPAATLPVSDNLGVKIRMIAGSGFCLESPVPVLSPTLYAELHLQTATTLLIPTEHEERALYVLDGEVQLDGEAVEAHSLVVLPTGEEMTLFAESDCHAVLFGGAALDGPRRINWNFVASDPAAIDEARRRWAAGDWPTVPGESERIELP; encoded by the coding sequence ATGAACACTCCGCTCGTGATTCGCCCCCGCGCCGAAGATGTCGAAGGTCAGCCGATTCTTCGTCCATTACCCTCAGCCAAATGCCGCAGTGTCGGGCCTTTCGTGTTTTTCGATCACATGCTCGAAACCCGCTATCCGCCGGGCCGCGGCATGAACATCCGCCAACATCCACACATTGGTCTGTCGACTCTCACCTATTTGTTTGTTGGGCAACTCCAGCACAAGGACAGCCTCGGCTCCGATCAGGTGGTGGACGCCGGGGACGTCAGCTGGATGACGGCTGGCAGCGCGATTGCGCATGTCGAGCGCACGCCGCAAGCGCTGCAGGAAAGCGGGTTTTCGATGCATGGCTTGCAGGTTTGGCTGGCGTCGCCCAAGGAGCACGAGCAGGGTCCGGGGCATTACAGCCATCACCCGGCAGCGACGTTGCCGGTCAGCGATAACCTTGGGGTGAAGATTCGGATGATTGCCGGGTCAGGCTTTTGCCTGGAATCGCCGGTGCCAGTGCTTTCTCCTACGCTGTACGCGGAACTGCACCTGCAGACCGCGACGACTTTGTTGATCCCGACCGAGCATGAAGAGCGCGCGCTGTATGTGCTGGACGGTGAAGTGCAGCTGGATGGCGAGGCGGTTGAAGCGCATTCGCTGGTGGTGTTGCCGACGGGTGAAGAGATGACGTTGTTCGCCGAGAGCGATTGCCATGCGGTGCTGTTTGGCGGCGCTGCGCTGGACGGGCCACGGCGGATCAACTGGAATTTTGTTGCGAGCGATCCGGCCGCGATCGATGAAGCGCGGCGGCGCTGGGCGGCCGGGGATTGGCCGACGGTGCCGGGGGAAAGCGAGCGGATTGAGTTGCCGTGA
- the htpG gene encoding molecular chaperone HtpG, translating to MSVETQKETLGFQTEVKQLLHLMIHSLYSNKEIFLRELISNASDAVDKLRFEALSKPELLEGGAELKIRVSFDKDAKTVTLEDNGIGMSREDAITHLGTIAKSGTADFMKHLSGDQKKDSHLIGQFGVGFYSAFIVADKVDVFSRRAGAAASEGVHWSSKGEGDFEVATVEKAERGTRIVLHLKSGEDEFADGYRLRNIIKKYSDHIALPIELPKEVAAAEGEEQPAVEWETVNRASALWTRPRTEIKDEEYQEFYKHIAHDFENPLSWSHNKVEGKLEYSSLLYVPTRAPFDLYQREAPKGLKLYVQRVFVMDQAESFLPLYLRFIKGVVDSNDLSLNVSREILQKDPIIDSMKSALTKRVLDMLEKLAKNEPEQYKGFWKNFGQVMKEGPAEDFANKEKIAGLLRFASTQGEEGEQVVGLADYLARAKEGQDKIYYLTGETYAQVKNSPHLEVFRKKGIEVLLLTDRIDEWLMSYLSDFDGKSFVDVARGDLDLGNLDSEEDKKAAEEVAKSKEGLVERLKTALGDSVAEVRVSHRLTDSPAILAIGEQDLGLQMRQILEASGQKVPDSKPIFEFNPAHPLIEKLDAEQSDERFGDLSHILFDQAALAAGDSLKDPAAYVRRLNKLLVELSV from the coding sequence ATGAGTGTGGAAACTCAAAAGGAAACCCTGGGCTTCCAGACCGAGGTGAAGCAACTGCTGCACCTCATGATCCATTCGCTGTATTCCAACAAGGAAATTTTCCTTCGCGAATTGATCTCGAACGCCTCTGACGCTGTCGACAAATTACGCTTCGAAGCCCTGTCCAAGCCTGAGTTGCTGGAAGGTGGCGCTGAACTGAAAATCCGTGTGAGCTTCGACAAAGACGCGAAAACCGTCACCCTCGAAGACAACGGCATCGGCATGAGCCGCGAAGACGCGATCACCCACTTGGGCACCATCGCCAAGTCCGGCACCGCTGATTTCATGAAACACCTGTCCGGCGATCAGAAGAAGGATTCGCACCTGATCGGTCAGTTCGGCGTCGGTTTCTACTCTGCATTCATCGTTGCCGACAAGGTTGACGTGTTCAGCCGTCGTGCCGGCGCTGCTGCGAGCGAAGGCGTGCACTGGTCGTCGAAAGGCGAGGGCGACTTCGAAGTGGCCACCGTCGAGAAGGCTGAGCGTGGCACCCGCATCGTTCTGCACCTGAAATCCGGTGAAGACGAGTTCGCTGACGGCTACCGTCTGCGCAACATCATCAAGAAATACTCCGACCACATCGCTTTGCCGATCGAGCTGCCGAAAGAAGTGGCTGCCGCTGAAGGCGAAGAGCAGCCAGCCGTTGAGTGGGAAACCGTCAACCGTGCCAGCGCCCTGTGGACCCGTCCTCGCACCGAGATCAAGGACGAGGAATACCAGGAGTTCTACAAACACATCGCTCACGATTTCGAAAATCCGCTGAGCTGGAGCCACAACAAGGTCGAAGGCAAGCTCGAATACAGCTCGCTGCTCTACGTGCCGACCCGTGCGCCGTTCGACCTGTACCAGCGTGAAGCGCCGAAAGGCCTGAAGCTGTACGTGCAACGCGTGTTCGTGATGGATCAGGCCGAGTCGTTCCTGCCGCTGTACCTGCGCTTCATCAAAGGCGTGGTCGATTCCAACGACTTGTCGCTGAACGTGTCGCGGGAAATCCTGCAGAAAGACCCGATCATCGATTCGATGAAATCGGCGCTGACCAAGCGTGTTCTCGACATGCTGGAAAAACTGGCGAAGAACGAGCCTGAGCAATACAAAGGCTTCTGGAAAAACTTCGGTCAGGTCATGAAAGAAGGCCCGGCAGAAGATTTCGCCAACAAGGAAAAAATCGCCGGCCTGCTGCGTTTTGCCTCCACTCAGGGCGAAGAAGGCGAGCAAGTGGTCGGTCTGGCCGATTACCTGGCTCGCGCCAAGGAAGGTCAGGACAAGATCTACTACCTGACCGGCGAGACCTACGCGCAAGTCAAAAACAGCCCGCACCTGGAAGTCTTCCGCAAGAAAGGCATCGAAGTGCTGCTGCTGACCGACCGCATCGACGAGTGGCTGATGAGCTACCTCAGCGATTTCGACGGCAAGAGCTTTGTCGACGTGGCGCGCGGTGATCTGGACCTCGGCAATCTGGACTCGGAAGAGGACAAGAAAGCTGCGGAAGAAGTCGCCAAGTCCAAAGAAGGTCTGGTTGAGCGTCTGAAAACCGCACTGGGCGATTCCGTCGCTGAAGTCCGGGTTTCCCATCGTCTGACCGATTCCCCGGCGATTCTCGCGATTGGCGAGCAAGACCTGGGCCTGCAAATGCGTCAGATCCTTGAAGCGAGCGGGCAGAAGGTTCCGGATTCGAAGCCGATTTTCGAATTCAACCCGGCGCATCCGCTGATCGAGAAACTCGACGCCGAACAGAGCGACGAGCGCTTCGGCGACCTGTCGCACATCCTGTTCGATCAAGCGGCCCTGGCGGCCGGCGACAGCTTGAAAGACCCGGCAGCCTACGTGCGCCGTCTCAACAAGCTGTTGGTTGAACTGTCGGTTTAA
- a CDS encoding PaaI family thioesterase, with product MSDSFKEQLQQAHEQGDYASLLHLIPYAKLIGIECSRVGDELLFRLPANKDNIGNPLLPAIHGGVIAGFMELSAALHLLIFTGSPGVPKIIDFSLDYLRAGQFRDTWARCQVCRQGRRVANVAVTAWQSTEAEPIATARGHFKIEEPLKS from the coding sequence ATGAGCGATTCGTTCAAGGAGCAACTGCAGCAAGCGCACGAGCAGGGCGACTACGCTTCGCTGCTGCACCTGATTCCCTACGCCAAGCTGATTGGGATTGAATGCTCGCGGGTCGGCGATGAGCTGCTGTTTCGTTTGCCGGCGAACAAGGACAATATTGGTAACCCTTTATTACCGGCAATCCATGGCGGGGTGATTGCCGGGTTCATGGAGCTGTCGGCGGCGTTGCATTTGCTGATTTTTACCGGTTCGCCGGGTGTGCCGAAGATCATCGACTTTTCCCTCGATTACCTGCGCGCCGGGCAGTTTCGCGATACCTGGGCGCGTTGCCAGGTGTGTCGGCAGGGCCGGCGCGTGGCGAATGTGGCGGTTACGGCGTGGCAAAGCACCGAAGCCGAGCCGATTGCCACCGCGCGCGGGCATTTCAAAATCGAAGAGCCCTTGAAATCCTGA
- a CDS encoding PaaI family thioesterase gives MAENPVFERATRFLSALRHCQVLGLRVHSASEDGLTVVLPYSPQIVGNPQTGVIHGGALTSLMDTACGMSTLCVLPEFEVCPTLDLRIDYMHAAEPHKDVYGFAQCYRVTTDVIFARGFAYQDDSEQPIAHVVGTFMRMGKGIKGTKGFGGVVAGEKK, from the coding sequence ATGGCCGAAAACCCCGTTTTTGAGCGTGCGACGCGCTTTTTATCAGCATTGAGACACTGCCAGGTACTCGGTTTGCGCGTGCACAGCGCCAGTGAAGATGGACTAACGGTAGTCCTTCCTTACAGCCCGCAAATCGTCGGCAATCCACAAACCGGAGTCATTCACGGCGGCGCGTTGACCTCGCTGATGGACACCGCGTGCGGCATGTCGACGTTGTGCGTGTTGCCGGAATTCGAAGTGTGCCCGACCCTCGATCTGCGCATCGACTACATGCACGCCGCCGAACCGCATAAAGATGTCTACGGTTTCGCCCAATGTTATCGGGTGACCACCGACGTGATCTTCGCTCGAGGTTTTGCTTATCAGGACGATTCCGAGCAGCCCATCGCGCATGTCGTCGGCACCTTCATGCGCATGGGCAAAGGCATCAAGGGCACTAAAGGCTTCGGCGGTGTGGTTGCAGGGGAGAAGAAATGA
- a CDS encoding MAPEG family protein — protein sequence MSIPFWCVFISALLIYVARMPVAKAMKEQGGYNNNLPRQQQAQLTGFGARALAAHQNSIEAFILFAVGVLMAHTTQTAGWLIDSLAIIFVIARIIYLLCYWGDLAWQRSLVWLVGLICSLLLMISPTFRTVLL from the coding sequence ATGAGTATTCCGTTCTGGTGTGTGTTTATCAGCGCACTGCTGATTTATGTAGCGCGTATGCCCGTGGCCAAAGCCATGAAAGAGCAGGGCGGTTACAACAACAATCTGCCGCGTCAGCAACAGGCGCAACTGACCGGTTTCGGCGCTCGCGCACTGGCGGCGCATCAAAACAGTATTGAAGCGTTTATTCTGTTTGCCGTCGGTGTGCTGATGGCGCATACCACGCAAACGGCGGGATGGCTGATTGATTCACTGGCAATCATCTTTGTGATTGCACGCATCATCTACTTGCTGTGCTATTGGGGCGATCTGGCGTGGCAGCGCAGCCTGGTATGGCTGGTCGGCTTGATCTGTTCGTTGTTGCTGATGATTAGTCCGACTTTTAGAACGGTGTTGCTCTAA